From Anopheles darlingi chromosome 2, idAnoDarlMG_H_01, whole genome shotgun sequence, the proteins below share one genomic window:
- the LOC125951755 gene encoding uncharacterized protein LOC125951755 isoform X1: MFLILEIISDKGEKEWKIAPKRWVCTSKTTQRPVLFWPDEFNVERQNQLAIEGTCKPLQSWRRKECVIRQECPTYEKANDELQALLVQHSNQIKEEPEDPLNIEDPAVESSEPPCASISAPNDDASTLVTQIKSMLESLLKKNTWIEEQSVNIMMQNSRIANEMCLLQKRVRTMEQTVVQMASKKFEPMETVEQLRQLNEKLNDESFNAELVQFLLANVEDDHMLWRLKSCLDLLCSLEMQTKLRWSRGAGSIHKTAVQELSNVIKLFEVVGQTKSEDVSYTKLVDFFVLHLKNSNTRFAFTQKQRLKRLKKKSKSILSPDKSCEKPEETIRQHSFEEKFSFQPMKTTWQLQELENKLNDESFHAELVQWLLSNVNEDNTILRMERCVNLLCSLELQLKINMVWVLELKTFFNLLMEVGKTSSELVTFSSAADFLKKHLSSLKRKRSLEKKMGKRTFKPVESAEQLRELEMKLNDESFNAELLQWLLSNVKDKNTNWRIKSCLDLLCSIELQSKLRWSRIHGSIMKEPISELPNFLTLFKVVGKTPSEDVTHSVLAKCFKNHLYNSHSRFLRSLKDCPKRASKWRVKKRGKLMNGVDSEKEDSSNATKEK; encoded by the exons ATGTTTTTGATACTGGAAATAATAAGTGATAAAGGTGAAAAGGAGTGGAAGATAGCACCCAAACGATGGGTGTGCACGTCGAAAACCACCCAGCGACCAGTTCTGTTTTGGCCGGATGAATTCAATGTCGAGCGACAAAACCAGCTTGCAATCGAAGGAACGTGTAAGCCACTACAGAGTTGGAGGCGGAAGGAATGTGTTATAAGGCAAGAGTGTCCTACTTACGAGAAGGCAAACGACGAACTGCAGGCTCTCTTAGTACAACATAGCAATCAGATAAAGGAAGAGCCCGAAGATCCCTTAAATATAGAGGATCCTGCCGTTGAATCATCAGAACCACCATGTGCGTCTATATCGGCTccgaatgatgatgcttcaaCACTAGTaactcaaatcaaatcaatgctAGAAtctttgttaaaaaaaaatacatggATCGAAGAACAAAGCGTTAATATAATGATGCAAAATTCTCGTATCGCAAATGAAATGTGTCTTTTGCAAAAGAGGGTTAGAACGATGGAGCAAACTGTAGTCCAAATGGCATCGAAGAAATTTGAACCAATGGAAACCGTAGAACAGCTGAGGCAGCTTAATGAAAAGCTGaacgatgaatcatttaaTGCGGAGTTG GTCCAATTCTTGCTTGCTAATGTAGAAGACGATCATATGTTATGGAGGTTGAAAAGCTGTTTGGATTTGCTATGTTCTCTAGAGATGCAAACAAAATTAAGGTGGAGTCGAGGAGCAGGAAGCATCCATAAAACAGCAGTACAGGAACTATCTAATGTTATAAAATTATTCGAAGTAGTAGGACAGACGAAGTCAGAAGATGTGTCTTATACAAAGTTGGtagatttttttgtattacatttaaaaaattcaaacaCGCGCTTTGCTTTCACTCAAAAGCAGAGATTGaagagattaaaaaaaaaatcgaaaagtatTCTTAGTCCCGATAAGTCTTGTGAAAAACCTGAAGAAACAATTCGCCAGCACAGTTtcgaggaaaagttttcgttTCAGCCTATGAAAACTACTTGGCAGCTGCAGGAgttagaaaacaaattaaacgaTGAATCATTTCATGCGGAATTG GTTCAATGGTTGCTTTCCAATGTTAACGAAGATAATACAATATTGAGGATGGAAAGGTGTGTGAATTTGCTTTGTTCTTTGGAGCTGcaactaaaaataaacatgGTCTGGGTGTTAGAgctaaaaacattttttaatttgttaatGGAAGTAGGGAAAACGTCTTCAGAACTTGTAACTTTTAGTTCAGCGgctgattttttaaaaaagcatCTAAGTAGTTTAAAACGTAAACGTAGTCTGgagaagaaaatgggaaagagaACATTCAAGCCTGTAGAATCTGCGGAGCAGCTGCGggaattggaaatgaaattgaacgATGAATCGTTTAATGCGGAACTG CTTCAATGGTTACTTTCTAATGTAAAAGACAAGAATACAAATTGGAGAATTAAAAGCTGTTTGGATTTGCTATGTTCTATAGAGCTACAATCAAAACTAAGATGGAGTCGTATACACGGAAGCATCATGAAAGAACCCATAAGTGAACTACCTAATTTTCTAACTCTATTCAAAGTAGTAGGAAAGACACCGTCGGAAGATGTAACTCATAGCGTGCTGGCTAAATGTTTTAAGAATCATCTGTATAACTCACACTCGCGCTTTCTTCGCAGCTTAAAAGATTGTCCAAAGCGTGCTTCTAAATGGAGAGTTAAGAAAAGAGGGAAATTGATGAATGGTGTAGATAGCGAAAAGGAGGATTCTTCAAATGCGACGAAGGAAAAGTGA
- the LOC125951755 gene encoding uncharacterized protein LOC125951755 isoform X8 yields MFLILEIVSDKGEKEWKIAPKRWVCTSKTTQRPVLFWPDEFSVERQNQLAIEGTCKPLQSWRRKECVIRQEFPTYEKANDELQALLIQQSNQIKEEPEDPLNIEDPAVESSEPPCASISTPDEDISTLVTIKSMLESLITKNAQIEKHNADIVEHNTRIESILFNLQKRVDTVENNFTNTLNVLSLDNFWHKSEAEIRFSFERMEITEQLILLDLRLEDASFKSKLLQWLLSKVNGNNIEWRIKHCLDLLCSRELQTKLKWFWLVDLHNFLNLLKEVGDTSSECVTFSSLAEFFKQHQKYLKLKPELEKKMGKRTFKPVETAEQLRELEMKLNDESFNAELLQWLLSNVKDKNTNWRIKSCLDLLCSIELQSKLRWSRIHGSIMKEPISELPNFLTLFKVVGKTPSEDVTHSVLAKCFKNHLYNSHSRFLRSLKDCPKRASKWRVKKRGKLMNGVDSEKEDSSNATKEK; encoded by the exons ATGTTTTTGATACTGGAAATAGTAAGTGATAAAGGTGAAAAGGAGTGGAAGATTGCTCCCAAACGATGGGTGTGCACGTCGAAAACCACCCAGCGACCAGTTCTGTTTTGGCCGGATGAATTCAGTGTCGAGCGACAAAACCAGCTTGCAATAGAAGGAACGTGTAAGCCACTGCAGAGTTGGAGGCGGAAGGAATGTGTTATAAGGCAAGAGTTTCCTACTTACGAGAAGGCAAACGACGAACTGCAAGCATTGTTAATACAACAAAGCAATCAGATAAAGGAAGAGCCCGAAGATCCCTTGAATATAGAGGATCCTGCCGTTGAATCATCAGAACCACCATGTGCGTCTATATCGACTCCGGATGAGGATATTTCAACACTAGTAACTATAAAGTCAATGTTGGAATCATTAATAACCAAAAATGCTCAGATAGAAAAACATAACGCTGATATAGTAGAGCACAATACACGTATCGAGAGTATACTCTTTAATTTACAAAAGCGGGTTGATACGGTAGAGAATAACTTTACCAATACTTTAAATGTACTTAGTTTAGATAATTTTTGGCATAAATCTGAAGCAgaaattcgattttctttcGAGCGTATGGAAATCACCGAGCAGCTAATCTTACTTGATTTAAGGCTAGAAGATGCCTCATTTAAGTCGAAACTG CTTCAATGGTTACTTTCTAAGGTAAATGGTAATAACATAGAATGGAGGATTAAACACTGTTTAGATTTGCTTTGCTCGCGAGAGCtacaaacaaaattgaagtGGTTTTGGTTGGTAGACttacataattttttgaatttgttAAAAGAAGTAGGAGATACGTCTTCAGAATGTGTAACTTTCAGTTCATTAGCCGAGTTTTTCAAGCAGCAccaaaaatatttaaaacttaAACCTGAactggaaaagaaaatgggaaagagaACATTCAAGCCTGTAGAAACTGCGGAGCAGCTGCGggaattggaaatgaaattgaacgATGAATCGTTTAATGCGGAACTG CTTCAATGGTTACTTTCTAATGTAAAAGACAAGAATACAAATTGGAGAATTAAAAGCTGTTTGGATTTGCTATGTTCTATAGAGCTACAATCAAAACTAAGATGGAGTCGTATACACGGAAGCATCATGAAAGAACCCATAAGTGAACTACCTAATTTTCTAACTCTATTCAAAGTAGTAGGAAAGACACCGTCGGAAGATGTAACTCATAGCGTGCTGGCTAAATGTTTTAAGAATCATCTGTATAACTCACACTCGCGCTTTCTTCGCAGCTTAAAAGATTGTCCAAAGCGTGCTTCTAAATGGAGAGTTAAGAAAAGAGGGAAATTGATGAATGGTGTAGATAGCGAAAAGGAGGATTCTTCAAATGCGACGAAGGAAAAGTGA